In the Cololabis saira isolate AMF1-May2022 chromosome 7, fColSai1.1, whole genome shotgun sequence genome, one interval contains:
- the mgst2 gene encoding microsomal glutathione S-transferase 2 has protein sequence MVVPDSPLLAAVSLLSCLHLGYLARRVGRSRTAHKTLPPAVTGPPEFERTHRAHQNCVEFFPLFLVCLWSCGAFFSEAAAVAGGLLYMAARQIYFNGYVKSAKKRLPGFYLTLAALAGLFLLGLTGIVHAILHKYIHL, from the exons ATGGTGGTGCCGGACTCCCCTCTGCTGGCGGCCGTGTCCCTGCTGTCCTGCCTGCACCTGG GCTACCTGGCCCGGCGGGTTGGACGCTCAAGGACGGCCCACAAGACCCTGCCCCCGGCCGTCACCGGCCCTCCGGAGTTTGAGCGGACGCACCGCGCACA CCAGAACTGTGTGGAGTTCTTCCCCTTGTTCCTGGTGTGTCTGTGGAGCTGCGGGGCGTTCTTCAGCGAGGCGGCTGCAGTTGCAGGGGGGCTGCTCTACATGGCTGCTCGCCAGATCTATTTCAACGGATACGTCAAATCTGCCAAGAAAAG GTTACCGGGCTTTTACCTGACTCTGGCTGCCCTCGCCGGCCTGTTTCTGCTGGGATTGACTGGAATAGTGCACGCCATACTTCACAAGTACATCCATCTCTGA